The sequence GGGTGAAATTCACAGTGAATTGAATTGTACAAAGGCCATCTTGGAATCCTATAAGGCAAGGTATGTTATCAATGCTGCAAGGAAATCAATGCTGGAATAGCTTTATTTTATGTGACGTATCAAACACTGTTTGATGAATATTTAAACTTGAtgacaattttaacattttagtgCTACCAGTTAGGGAGTCCTATAGATGCATTGCGACTGGCATTCTGTAATTTCCTGTTATGAAAAATTGTGAGATTGTAGCTTTTCAAAGAAATGGGAAACATGTCTGTGTAGGTGCACTGTTGTCTGTGGCATCCTGTCCTTCATCCCCTATTAATTCTACCATTGCTGTGGTGTTAATGGTTGCTGTATCCTTTCCTCACTAATTCTCAATTTCCAGTGATGGACCAAAGCTTAAACTGGTATTAGGTAGTGACGTACAGTAATCAAATGCTTTCAGGCAATGATGCAAGCTTTGTCAGTGCTAGAAAAAAGCTTCTGAATATGTTGATAGATAGTCTGTGTAGGAGGTTTGAAGTTGATGAGGAAATTCTCCACGCAATCTCTGttgcaaacttgaaaatatGGCCCCCTTGCCTCCAAGATGAACCAGGTAATTTTCATTGAAGTTATTGCACAGCAAACTCAATTTATGTTTTAGATTGATATTAACATGTTTTTGTTCATTTGGATAACATTTAAACAGTATCCCTGTGaaaatttgtttacattccacaGTTCAACAGTACTAACTCTGCTTTCTACACTGTTTTTGCTTTAACAGCATGCATGTtgatttaatttatttaaaagAGTAATGAAAGGCAGTAAAAATGAGAAGGTAAACTTTGAATAACTTCATTTGAAGTTAATTTCATGGATGGATTAATTGAAGTGCCATCTCTTACAGATTTTGGTAATGCATCTATCTGTATCCTGGCAAAGCAGTTTGGGGAAGCATTAGAACGTTGTGGGTTAACTTCAGAGCTTGAGCCAGAATGGATAAGATTCAAACATCTTCTTTATACCAGGTACAAATATTTATTCCCATGGAAAGTGCTGATCCAAATCTAGTCCCACCCCAACCCCCTGGCAATTAACTGAAACTCAGGTATAATCCATGACTGAGATCACAGTTCCTGTCCAGAGTGTCAATGTTGTCTGCTGTTGTGAGATTTTTTTTTAAGACCTATAGTAGAGTGACTGTAACTTAATACTTAGTATACAATATCAATTCAAACTGAATTACATTCATCTGTAGACATTGTTTTCTTGTGGTTGGATGTTTCTGCAAATACACTGAGTACAAAGTATGAATTGTACAATGAAATCCATGTCACCTTTAATTTccataattttgttttacagaTTTACAACCTTGGCTGATGTAACATGGGCTCAGGTCAACAATGCTCTTTCAGAGAAATGTCCAAATGTCTTGGGTTTAATTGATCTGATTTTGGCAATACCAGCAAGTTCTGCTGAAGCAGAGAGGGGATTCTCACTCATGAAATCCACTAAGACTGATTGGCGTAGTACGTTGAAGGACACAAGTTTATCTGACCTTATGATGGTCCAGCTGATGAGCCCACCAATTAGTGAATTTGATCCCCATGAAGCCATAAACTTTTGGTTAAATGACAAGCACAGGAGACCACAGACACGGTCACAGTCAATAAAGGATATTCCTGTTCCCATCATCAGTGTTGATGCCGATGCCGATGCCGATGAGAGACCAAATACAGAAGTGGTTGATTCTTTGCCTGTTGCTGACCCAAAGAAGGACTATCACTCTGATGAAGATTCTGGGGCAGAGGAGGGATTTTATTCAGATAgtgaatctgaatctgaggacATAGACTATCGTCAAAATCATGCTATGAAAGcatatgctttatttcaatCAATTACACTTCAGTagaaaaaataccgccaatggcgctgtATAATAAAgtgaaagtggcttcacacatcactcatctcgtcttgtatgtgctttggtgtgtttagtgtctgaaatgttttggctgtttgtgtgaaaattaacaaacgaatcgttaattttaaaataagccatttgcttgagcaggactagtagatttcatttaggACTACTAAAATGAACTGCTACTAGTCCTTCGGGCTAGTGGATGATTTGACCTTACGTCAAGCCCTGTCTGACATGACGAGATACGTCAGTGTGAGTGGGAACAAAAACATTTAAATAACCCAAAATGCATGTACGCAAGGCTGTAAATTGTAAACgaatgtacagatattgataaCACTGACACTACTGGCATTAACCGTAATGATTTAAGAACTGCCCCCCGTAAGCTCCTATAATACCTGATCTCGCCAAGTGCGCTAAAATGAACCCCATCGGCGCAGAAAATCTGTGCACGTTTGCTAAAAACACGCTTGTGTTTCCAGAAATGTCCAAAGGCCAAGCCTTCTAACTCGGCCTCTAAGAAAGTGTTCAACTGCAAGACACGTTCGTTAAAATGGCTGCTACGTGATGTGATGCGCGGGAAAATCTGGCATACAAAAATAACCTTGACGTCCATGTAATTGTGCAAATGCTGCACGAAATGCATAAGACTTGAGCCGACAGTAGCTGCTGAAAGTGAGGACAAATCATTAGCACCTAGCTGTAAAATAACCACATCTGGGTGAAAACGCTGGACGACATGTAAATCAAAACGCCGTACTTTTTCAACTGTACGGCCTCCGATGCCGTGTAGTTGTATTTCTGCAGAACTGCTCATTTTGAAAGACTGCGGCATAGCACGTGCGTTACGCGGTAATGACATAGACGCCTTTAACCTCGCCACAAAAGAATGACCTAAAATTAACACCTTTGACTTCATAATGATTGCCAAAGACGTCGGCCTCAATGCCCGGAACTTATATAAGGATAGAACCTCTAAGACAAAATAAAGCTTGCCTGAGAAATGTAGAAACGAGGACAAAATTGTTGGACAAACCAAACTGCCAGCTGCTTGTTTGGCGGTGTGATCTCAAAGAGGCAGAGCAATGTTGTGACCCCCCTCTAAGGCACTAATGAAAGGAGCTCTATTCGCCGTAGAGGGCGGTCTACACCTGAAATTATGAACTCTACAACTGCATGTATATAAATCCGATTATCTGTCTATAATCGTTgttatttggactcagtaaatttgttgttgtttttgttatttttgttattggttatagtatttgcagaaaataacaaagtatgcgctgcaaattcaatacagccttactatacacatgcgctgcaaaattcaatacagtctAACTttacccaagggttgtcacttcTTTTTCACACGCTTTTTccatcgccaaaaatgcacctagtaAGCATCGAAATCAGTAAAAGTTCGACGTAGAGTCAAAGCACATAACTTGAGCATACACTGATATCAAACAGCCATAGCTGTAAACTTGCGCgaaatggtttgatccatgAAGAAGCTTGCATAGGGAGATCGAATGGAGATTAGACAGCAGGCCGCAGTGTATGTTGACCAAAGTATTTAGGTGTTTTCCTAGGGATATTGGAAGATTGCGAGAGAAATTAataggggcttatcaaagttggTCTCCGGTACAAATTGGCGTCCACAATAAAGCCTGTCACTGTTTACTTTACATCAATAATCACTTGAAGTAGAAGGTTGCATTTAATTAAACCATGTGTGTTCTTAAAGTATAAGGCATTACTACtgttgaaaatattgtaatctTTCTTTGCCGTTGCATGTATTGTGGGTATGTACTGCGATATTGAAATGGACATTCgctttttgctcacgtgtttacacacgtgagcatatgtcgcagcgatgtctgtctgtctgtctgtctgtctgtctgtctgtctgtctgttggtccgatatctcaaaaacggccagtcagatcagaatcaaatctggtacatatattcagttggcaaatggcaagaactgattagtttttggtgggtgtggcctgcttactttttgctcatttgcataattaatgattttggaaaaaacggatatacattaaaaacaactacacacaatttgatgagatttgctacaaatgttgatcacaccaagatatgtcagcagtgggaaccattaagggtgacgtgaaagatagttgctaatttgcatagttaatgaactttcctaattagggatatatgtctgatttgactcgatcaaaattgaccaaacttggtatgtatattaaagatactattatttaacattattgaaagtcattaagcgttttaactttagccaattcctaatttgcacatttaatgaactttgctaattagggatatatgtttgaattgactggacccacaatgatgaaacttgctacatgtatttggagctaatatgatacaacatttttgaaagtctttaagcatttttacttcagccaattccgaatttgcatatttaatgaactttcccaattagggatatatatctgaattaacttgattgtagttgttgaaacttgctatatacatcaacgatactgtgatataacattattgaaagtcaaaagacatttttacttcagccaattcctaatttgcatattaaatgaattttcataataagggatatttatctgaattgacttgatcaaaattgatgaaacttgctatgtacattaaagacactataatacaatattattgaaagtcattaagcatttctcttcagccaattcctaatttgcatatttaatgaactttcctaattagagatatatatctgaattgacttgaccaaagttgacaaaacttgctacatatattgcagataccatgatacaacattattgacaatcattaagcatttttactaaagtcaattcctaatttacatatttaatgaactttgcttattagggatatatactgggatttacttgatcaaagttggcaaaacatgctatgtacattgatgattatacctggttaaaacaatatcgaaagtcatttcacattttcatgtcagctaatttataatttgcatatctaatgagctttcacagctcggcatatatggcttgaaggacttggccaacggtaattacacttgctatataaaatggtgatacaatgacagcagtcgaagaactttaatatttttatttcagctaattacatatttgtatacttcatgaccttttagaattaatcggcgatgattattgttcattatgttgatcataatactttcaatgaagttgcaaacatgtggcaaaggttcaaatttacacataactgcaatatataatgaaacacgtgagcattttcagttcatatctggttttagttCGGGGTACgacaatatatttttaaattgaTCTGCCTGTAGggatctatatatatatatattcctctAAAAATAATTGTACCACAGTTCGTCAATAACTACTACTGACTTGATAGAAGGGAACTATGCTATTCGTAATGGTGTATGCTCATTCAGAGTTGAAAACCCTCGTTCTGAGATATTTGATGTAAGTTTGCGTTCGTGTTCAAATTTAAGTagtcacaaaacaaaattaaaactattcctatgatttttttaaaatttttgttggTTTAAACTATTCCATAAAATGATGTTTTTTATGCGATCTATTCATGTATTCTTATATTGTTCTTCAGTGGAATGTCTGCAGTTTGACTTATGTTGTAAACTTTAAGGTAGAGAGATATGCTTCTCTAAGTACTGTCAAAGGAATTTCACTACAACACAATATTCTGGGAAGACTTTACCTTGAGAAACTTCGATGTTCAGCAAGTGTTTCATTTGGAAAAACATACATCTTCATTAACGTTAGTGACCGTccaaatcattttatttattaatacatttttatcATGAATTATTAATTCACTCGAATATTGGTGATGCTACAACAGAAAGTTCATATTTGCCAGTAGATATGTATTCGTCGTCAAAATTGGCTAGTATAGCGATATTGAAGTTGatataaattttgaattttctgagGGACACCCACAGTGCTTTaaaattctatttcatttttctgatttgacccagtaccaaataaaacacgTTTCATACAAAGATTGCCTTATTTTttatgtatatgaaaaaattggtagaatttgacgttagctataaaagtaattttcgatatacattggggtatggggtaagttttgttcattattcatgaaaactatacaaagatattgcatgttacagtATGTCATTttaagactagtaaattacagtaaattacctttctaatgataccaaacagaCTAGGTTATGtaacaaaataagctcagcagatgacctacaataAGACAGATTTAATAAACGTATATGATTCTGCATTACTGTGATGCCTCTTagaatatgactgttacagctatagaatcctaatattgtttctgttaaaagtctatttcatatttccgaCATGTCCCTATCCCGAATGAAACAGAGTTCACACACagcattgcatttttatcatgtatagctaaaaaattggtagaatttgagattaactgtaatttgcgatcttaaactttgtggtatggggtaagttttggtcatattcataaaactgtataagatgttgcatattacaataatgcatctttaaaaaaaataagttgcatatctaatgataccaaacaagcgAGGTTATATTTTACTTACAGGAAGACAGGTTGGACGAAAATGCATGTGGGTCGCAAAATCGTGAGTTTACGGTATCCTTCAAatatgaccgtaacagctattgcacaactatattttttctgttaaaattccatttcgtattctagtgATCCCAAGgcatctgaaaaatacaggtttgttatcctttggcgggggtgcacgtagaccccctgtAGCCCACGGCCTATAgcactttgttttgtttcttcatATCGAATTACCGAATATGTTATTTCTATTGAAAAGCAAAACCACTGTTATCTGATACAGTGAATGACATTGTTTGTTGATCAATACGTTACTTTATTTGAATTTATACTTTCCTAGAAAAATATttgcttttgaaataaatttagaTCGTCAATTGTACACTTTAAATCTCATGAGTCGCAAATTGCCAAATGGCATCGCTTGAACTCTTTGTTTGATGTTTAATGAACATTCTAACTCCGTATGACCTATTAATGACAGACTTAATTCAAGAGTCTATGTATCAACACTGATACTGCCGCTTTCCTTTTTCTCACTGATAAACAGAAAACTGTTCCTTAGAAAGTGACGAGCGACTGGTGTGTGGTGAAAGCAGCATTGACTTCAAAACGTGTTTTGGACGTGGCTGTTGCTGGTTTAAGGGTAAAACTACTGGTAGACATCGCACTGAGAACGAATGTTTTCTGAAAGGTATGTACAATCCTGTACACTCAATTTGAATCTAACAACGAAGGCAGAGACAGCTTTTACATGATGTAGACTCAAGAAGACAGTAACACTGTTCGAATCCTCAAGTTTCATATTGATTAAGCAATTCCAGCTGCAGTCGATTCCAAATCTGCTGTAACATTTAGAGAGTAATGCTTGTGAACAGACTTTGGTCAATTCGATTTGATTTACATTTTTGTTCGGCGATCATATGATTAATATCCAGTGCTTACTCTGAAGATTCAAGATATCCATGAACATTTCTATGTCGTTCGAAAGTTCTTAAAACCATCATTTCCATATTGCATGCAAATAAGCTTGGCATGTTTATCGAAAGTGTCTTTGTATAAACGTACATCACCTATCGAGCTGTTAGGTACTAACAACATGGCATGTAAGCTCATACACCATAGAAAAAACTGTGTGTGTTAGTTGGTATGTGTGTATGGTATGGCATGGTCTGTGGTCAACAACTGCCGGGTGAAAGTTTAATGTAAAGTGGAATAAATTAATCGGCAAAAATTGTACATATGAGTGGAGTCAGCTGTAGTACACTTCCCAATCAGAGAGTGTTCAGTTATTCTGGCCGAATTAGATCATCAGTGTTTAACTTTGTAGAGGACTAACTAGATTAAATGGTTGTAGTGTAAAACTGTATTTTTCTAAAAACAGACACACataatttattttcagaaataaaagcgGGGAGGTATACGCGAAAAGTTGCTCTGACTTTGTTTCTATTGTCAATAAGTATAACTACAGGAAATGCGATTAGGTTTATACGTTTTCACATCCTATTCTCTACTCTTGAAATAAGCATTCTTCACGCTACTTTGTTGCCAAGACCCAGTAAGGTCTGGATACTGGATGCTGCCAATCAAATTGTTGACGGCATCATGATTGTCATCAACTGGGTATATCTATTTGAACGATTGTTACCACCACTATTAGGTACATAATCCTTCACGTCCTTCAAGTGGTAAGACGGTATACAATATAAAGTCTTTCTTTGGCGAAATGAATCTATGTAAAAATGTGAAGTTCTTCTTGAAAGTTAGCACCAATTGCAATTCAGAACTGAATTCTCTAGTTGTAGTTAAAATCTGCTTTTCAAAGGTAAAAAGGGGGAAATGGCAGAAAGATTTGAAAACTCcttgaaactgtaaaaaaacTAACAGTGATATACCATGGCTTTAGCTATAATATGTCATG comes from Ptychodera flava strain L36383 chromosome 8, AS_Pfla_20210202, whole genome shotgun sequence and encodes:
- the LOC139137965 gene encoding zinc finger protein 862-like isoform X2, which codes for MTTVGEIHSELNCTKAILESYKARFTTLADVTWAQVNNALSEKCPNVLGLIDLILAIPASSAEAERGFSLMKSTKTDWRSTLKDTSLSDLMMVQLMSPPISEFDPHEAINFWLNDKHRRPQTRSQSIKDIPVPIISVDADADADERPNTEVVDSLPVADPKKDYHSDEDSGAEEGFYSDSESESEDIDYRQNHAMKAYALFQSITLQ
- the LOC139137965 gene encoding zinc finger protein 862-like isoform X1; this translates as MDGLIEVPSLTDFGNASICILAKQFGEALERCGLTSELEPEWIRFKHLLYTRFTTLADVTWAQVNNALSEKCPNVLGLIDLILAIPASSAEAERGFSLMKSTKTDWRSTLKDTSLSDLMMVQLMSPPISEFDPHEAINFWLNDKHRRPQTRSQSIKDIPVPIISVDADADADERPNTEVVDSLPVADPKKDYHSDEDSGAEEGFYSDSESESEDIDYRQNHAMKAYALFQSITLQ